One Persicobacter psychrovividus DNA window includes the following coding sequences:
- the accC gene encoding acetyl-CoA carboxylase biotin carboxylase subunit — protein sequence MFKKILIANRGEIAMRVIRTCREMGIKTVAVYSTADKESLHVKFADEAVCIGPAPSNASYLKIQNIISAAEITNADAIHPGYGFLSENAEFSQICRDYDIKFIGASPEMIQGMGDKATAKATMKAAGVPTIPGSEGLLDSVEQGLGLAKEMGYPVILKATAGGGGRGMRLANNDDEFVKGWHDARRESAAAFGNDGLYLEKFIEEPRHVEIQVLGDSTGRAIHLSERDCSIQRRHQKLVEETPSPALDQDLRERMGRSAVKAAEAVKYEGAGTVEFLVDKHGDFYFMEMNTRIQVEHPITEEVTGVDLIKDQIKMAAGQPVSASDRYPERVSMECRINAEDPGRDFRPSPGKITNLHFPGGRGVRVDSHVYAGYTIPPNYDSMIAKLIVTAQTRERAIIRMKRALQEFVIEGIKTTIPFHLKLMDDPTFKTGHFTTKFLEDFDFESLKD from the coding sequence GTGTTTAAGAAAATTCTGATTGCCAATCGCGGCGAAATCGCCATGCGTGTGATTCGCACCTGTCGCGAGATGGGCATCAAAACGGTTGCAGTTTATTCTACTGCTGATAAGGAAAGTTTACATGTGAAATTTGCAGACGAAGCGGTATGTATCGGTCCTGCACCATCGAACGCTTCTTATCTGAAAATTCAGAATATTATCTCTGCGGCGGAAATTACCAATGCAGATGCTATTCACCCAGGTTATGGATTCTTGTCTGAAAATGCAGAATTCAGCCAGATCTGTCGTGATTATGATATTAAATTTATCGGTGCTTCTCCTGAAATGATTCAGGGGATGGGCGATAAAGCAACCGCCAAAGCGACTATGAAAGCCGCAGGTGTACCGACCATTCCTGGTTCTGAAGGCCTGTTGGATTCTGTAGAGCAAGGTCTTGGATTGGCCAAAGAAATGGGTTACCCTGTAATCCTTAAAGCTACCGCCGGTGGTGGCGGACGCGGAATGCGCCTGGCCAACAACGACGATGAGTTTGTAAAAGGATGGCACGATGCCCGCCGCGAATCTGCGGCAGCCTTTGGTAATGACGGCCTTTATTTGGAGAAATTCATTGAAGAGCCTCGCCATGTGGAAATCCAGGTTTTAGGCGACAGCACGGGAAGAGCGATTCACCTTTCTGAGCGTGATTGTTCCATTCAGCGTCGTCACCAGAAGTTGGTAGAGGAAACCCCTTCTCCGGCTTTGGATCAGGATTTGCGTGAGCGTATGGGCCGTTCGGCAGTGAAAGCTGCAGAGGCGGTGAAGTACGAAGGCGCAGGTACGGTAGAGTTTTTGGTGGACAAGCATGGAGATTTCTACTTCATGGAGATGAACACCCGTATTCAGGTGGAACACCCTATTACTGAAGAGGTAACTGGAGTGGATTTGATCAAAGATCAGATCAAAATGGCGGCAGGTCAGCCAGTTTCGGCTTCCGATCGTTACCCTGAGCGCGTGTCTATGGAGTGTCGAATCAATGCTGAGGATCCAGGCCGTGACTTCCGTCCGTCACCTGGAAAAATCACCAACCTTCATTTCCCTGGCGGACGTGGTGTACGTGTGGACTCGCATGTTTATGCTGGCTACACCATTCCACCAAACTACGATTCGATGATCGCCAAATTGATCGTTACGGCACAAACCCGTGAGCGCGCCATTATTCGTATGAAGCGTGCATTGCAGGAGTTTGTCATCGAAGGGATCAAAACAACGATTCCTTTCCACCTCAAGCTGATGGATGACCCGACCTTCAAGACGGGACATTTCACCACCAAGTTTTTGGAGGATTTCGACTTCGAATCTTTGAAAGATTAA
- a CDS encoding sensor histidine kinase, with protein MKQKSHPLSQHSRLGELIGYSVLLSLYFLIMWSFFAQRLPNFLSAYKAILIIVGMTIVIAINIKYLIPHFLHDRKWWLYFGGALLAVVVVSYIYNHLDQSLMEHYSNLIDRREMRRYRRPKSNLSYPLKQIVHYTVFPQFMQFLLVLFLSTAFEMTKYAFQKSREAVALREQTLQSELNFLKSQINPHFLFNALNNIYTLAYLKSDKAPEMILKLSDMLRYILYDCKAELVPVDREVQYLQDYIQLQLLKSERPLDIELQLQTPLSGATVPPMIFIPFVENAFKHSKIEDKQGWIRINLFLEAEALIFRVENSKPSQPFRKDNVGGIGLRNVERRLSLLYPNSHQLEVEDDQDRFLVHLSLNLPSKK; from the coding sequence ATGAAGCAAAAAAGTCATCCTTTATCTCAACATTCCCGCCTTGGCGAGCTGATCGGCTATTCAGTGTTGCTGTCCCTTTATTTTTTGATCATGTGGTCGTTCTTTGCGCAAAGGTTACCCAACTTCCTTTCTGCCTACAAAGCGATACTGATCATTGTCGGCATGACCATCGTGATCGCCATAAACATCAAATACCTGATTCCCCACTTTCTGCATGACAGGAAATGGTGGCTATATTTCGGGGGCGCCTTGCTGGCAGTAGTGGTGGTGTCCTATATTTATAATCATTTGGATCAGTCGCTGATGGAACATTATTCCAATTTGATTGACCGGCGGGAGATGCGCCGATACCGCAGGCCGAAATCAAATTTGAGTTATCCGCTGAAGCAAATTGTGCATTATACCGTCTTTCCGCAATTCATGCAGTTTTTGCTGGTGCTGTTCCTTTCCACGGCTTTTGAAATGACCAAATACGCTTTTCAGAAAAGCAGAGAGGCCGTCGCCCTACGAGAACAAACATTGCAGTCGGAGCTTAACTTCCTGAAGTCGCAGATTAATCCGCACTTTCTTTTCAATGCCTTAAATAATATTTACACGCTCGCTTACCTAAAATCCGACAAAGCGCCAGAAATGATTCTCAAGCTGTCGGATATGTTACGCTATATATTATATGATTGCAAGGCAGAACTGGTGCCTGTGGATCGGGAGGTGCAGTATTTGCAGGATTATATTCAGCTGCAATTATTGAAGTCTGAAAGGCCACTCGATATTGAGCTGCAACTACAGACGCCGCTGAGTGGTGCCACCGTACCGCCCATGATATTCATCCCTTTTGTGGAAAATGCCTTCAAACACAGTAAAATTGAAGATAAGCAGGGCTGGATTCGTATTAATTTGTTTCTTGAAGCTGAAGCCCTGATCTTCAGGGTGGAAAACAGCAAGCCGTCTCAGCCGTTCCGTAAGGACAATGTCGGTGGAATTGGCCTGAGAAATGTCGAACGGCGGCTGTCGTTGCTTTACCCGAATTCCCATCAGCTTGAGGTAGAAGATGACCAAGACCGCTTTTTGGTACATTTATCCTTGAACCTTCCTTCAAAAAAATAA
- a CDS encoding LytTR family DNA-binding domain-containing protein: MQKLKCLIVDDELLARMLLKDYVSKVPNLELIDTCESPLEAIELLKSTDIDLLFLDIQMPDLTGFELLNALAKPPMVIFTTAYAEHAVKGFEVQAIDYLLKPFSLDRFMKAVAKAEELMSLKEVAPTTTPAATEDFLMIKEDYKYHRINVSDIAYVEGMREYVRYHTPTMKVMALQSLTKLMDKLPQGKFMRVHKSFIVNMDFVEGLDGNQLKILEQYVPIGKTYKEAVLHRLGL, from the coding sequence ATGCAAAAGTTAAAATGCCTGATTGTAGATGATGAGCTGCTTGCTCGAATGTTGCTGAAAGATTATGTGAGCAAGGTGCCCAACCTTGAGCTTATTGATACTTGTGAAAGCCCCTTGGAAGCCATTGAACTGCTGAAAAGCACCGATATTGATCTGCTTTTCTTGGACATTCAGATGCCTGACCTTACAGGATTTGAATTGCTCAATGCCCTTGCCAAGCCGCCGATGGTCATTTTCACGACCGCCTATGCCGAACATGCCGTGAAAGGTTTCGAGGTGCAGGCGATCGATTATCTGCTGAAGCCTTTTTCGCTGGATCGTTTCATGAAGGCCGTCGCGAAAGCGGAAGAACTGATGAGCCTGAAAGAGGTTGCGCCGACCACGACACCTGCTGCAACGGAAGACTTTTTGATGATTAAGGAGGATTACAAATATCACCGCATTAATGTCAGTGATATCGCCTATGTGGAAGGGATGCGCGAATATGTGCGTTACCATACGCCGACGATGAAAGTGATGGCATTGCAGTCGCTGACCAAACTGATGGACAAACTGCCACAGGGGAAATTCATGCGGGTGCACAAATCTTTCATTGTCAATATGGACTTTGTAGAAGGTCTTGATGGCAATCAGCTCAAAATCCTTGAGCAGTATGTGCCGATCGGAAAAACCTATAAGGAGGCGGTGCTTCATCGGCTTGGTCTTTAG
- a CDS encoding phospho-sugar mutase, with protein MEQQIIEKAQSWLNMKIDADSKASIEQMLNAEDNTELVDSFYKDLEFGTGGMRGIMGVGSNRMNQYTIGKATQGLSNYLLKTYPGEQISAAVAYDPRNNSRFFAEITAAVFSANGIKVYLFSELRATPELSFAIRHLGCKSGVVITASHNPKEYNGFKAYWNDGCQVTAPHDKNIVAEVNAIASIDEVKFEKNADLIEPILEEVDDAFLKEIKARLLSPEAIKNQKDMKIVFTGIHGTGNTLTPRLLSEMGFENVHVVQEQAVIDGNFPTVVYPNPEEAEALSMALAKAKELDAEVLMGTDPDADRVGIAVKNHKGEWQLLNGNQTGAMLLAYVLRRWKELGKITGKEFTCSTVVTTGLLEKMSKAAGVEYFNVLTGFKFIGEKIKELEGQKTFIGGGEESYGYLFGDYVRDKDAIQACAMVAEAIAWIKDQGLTVFDFLMEVYEEHGLYLENLISLTKKGKAGADEIQAMMAAYRENPPMEINGSKLVKLIDYQASTVKDVATGEETSIDLPKSNVLQFFTEDGSKISARPSGTEPKIKFYFSVNTPLASKDAFDATYASLEARIEAIKKSMELV; from the coding sequence ATGGAACAACAAATTATTGAAAAAGCGCAATCATGGTTGAACATGAAAATTGACGCTGACTCTAAAGCGAGCATCGAGCAAATGTTGAATGCCGAAGACAATACCGAACTGGTAGATTCTTTCTACAAAGATTTGGAATTCGGTACGGGCGGTATGCGAGGAATTATGGGTGTCGGTTCGAACCGTATGAACCAATACACCATCGGTAAGGCTACACAGGGCTTGTCGAATTATCTATTGAAAACATATCCTGGCGAGCAGATCAGTGCTGCGGTGGCTTACGATCCACGCAACAACAGCCGTTTCTTTGCTGAAATTACAGCAGCGGTATTCTCAGCCAATGGTATCAAGGTATATTTGTTCAGCGAATTGCGTGCAACTCCTGAACTATCGTTTGCAATCCGCCATTTGGGTTGTAAATCTGGGGTCGTGATCACCGCATCGCATAACCCGAAAGAATACAATGGCTTTAAGGCTTATTGGAATGACGGTTGCCAGGTAACGGCGCCGCACGACAAAAATATTGTGGCAGAGGTGAATGCCATTGCTTCTATTGATGAAGTGAAATTCGAGAAAAATGCCGACTTGATCGAGCCGATTCTTGAAGAGGTGGATGATGCTTTCTTGAAGGAAATTAAAGCGCGTTTGCTTTCTCCTGAGGCCATCAAAAACCAAAAAGACATGAAGATTGTCTTTACGGGAATTCACGGAACAGGAAACACCCTGACGCCGCGATTGCTTTCAGAAATGGGCTTTGAGAATGTGCATGTGGTACAGGAACAGGCCGTGATCGATGGTAACTTCCCTACGGTAGTATATCCAAACCCAGAAGAAGCAGAGGCTTTGTCGATGGCATTGGCTAAAGCCAAGGAACTGGATGCGGAAGTATTGATGGGGACAGACCCTGACGCCGACCGTGTGGGTATTGCTGTGAAAAATCACAAAGGTGAATGGCAGTTGCTGAACGGTAACCAGACGGGTGCCATGTTGCTGGCTTACGTTTTGCGTCGCTGGAAAGAGCTGGGTAAAATTACGGGCAAAGAATTTACCTGTTCGACCGTGGTAACGACTGGCTTGTTGGAGAAAATGTCCAAAGCGGCAGGAGTGGAGTACTTCAATGTATTGACTGGTTTTAAATTTATCGGCGAGAAAATCAAAGAACTCGAAGGTCAGAAGACGTTCATTGGCGGCGGTGAGGAATCTTACGGTTACCTGTTCGGAGATTATGTGCGTGATAAAGATGCCATTCAGGCTTGTGCGATGGTGGCGGAAGCTATTGCGTGGATCAAGGATCAGGGGCTGACTGTTTTTGATTTCTTGATGGAAGTGTATGAAGAGCATGGTCTGTATTTGGAAAACCTGATCTCTCTGACCAAAAAAGGGAAAGCAGGGGCGGATGAAATTCAGGCGATGATGGCCGCTTACCGTGAGAATCCTCCGATGGAAATCAACGGATCGAAATTGGTGAAACTGATCGACTATCAGGCGTCTACCGTGAAAGATGTTGCGACGGGAGAAGAAACAAGCATCGACTTGCCAAAATCTAACGTACTACAATTCTTCACAGAAGACGGATCAAAAATCTCTGCCCGTCCATCAGGTACAGAGCCAAAAATCAAGTTCTATTTCTCTGTTAATACACCTTTGGCATCAAAAGATGCTTTCGATGCTACTTACGCTTCCCTTGAAGCACGTATCGAGGCGATTAAAAAGAGCATGGAGTTGGTGTAA
- a CDS encoding T9SS type A sorting domain-containing protein → MRQINTKNSILTKIDIRMRKLILLLLVGVLLPSVGWAQVTWVGPLYGDWAVGSNWSTGNVPDQDDDVQVNSGGFPIVYSTPAVCNSLTIKGGGYFAVGDKYDSLLAGKLTIVNDLIVENSRGVVGTFYIEYPQSELVVGRDLLVSGTITIDPQTNINFNGDGQTVSVLPNSLPYQNLILSGGSKTLPFSLEIKGDFISTASSVIAPVNATDTCTVIFSGTAVQQAASINYRNINITHSNGIDFNGEDVTIQGNIDGTSTINNAGVLTFDASVPIKQDLGSMTFTNIGEMIMDNGEKLYKSPLNVSKLTITDDAILITTPSVTAPIIVNAGTFDTDGITATTSFTNAATGTVDVTTFTVGALSSANDFICDGTFTSTGAVTVTGGEFSAITMNASNNVQISGVDGSSSITTLNMKGSGTPQLGVTGFNLGDVNFTETSTTTIDPATTVGGDVVIEANATLSSNAKLTVQGSLTNHGSLQPGAELEVQGGLINNGSFTPGGKVDAKGSWENNGTFTHNNQTVCFSRTSGVQNLEGTNSFYDLEFSGLGQKTIANAADVNVFHELKFSGSDVVALTTGNSLTLKASSGNQAFIAETTNAPSIVGDVNVEMYYPFTSKGYVHIAVPVANMPLSYWNGQNGFQVYVGTGNPSVFTYDESQSPSGWVGITSVNDVMSPGHGVNTYLYQSFISGSKVLTSQGDLSFGNVSVPLTYTPAAQKGFNLMSNPYVCPLDVGAVIDGFTGGVLQGNAIQILSKTSGNYEVFTDGDSIGVAQSFMAQVTANFTYNFTESMKSNGVYISPRREVVDDKYKLTLSLLGDDQVDDKAYLYLSDSDLSRYSLDKIEGQGNSVEFVSPLRNRVIEVSNLPHQEDTLMFPLVTQYKRRLSGVQEFKLDGTEDLITLGFVVQLYDAHEDKYIGVEDLKSGYSYNVDTDSERSANRFSLVVLREKEVLSSDNKRVWFSPNPVHSGGALRFLDPLNLGECKVIVWNQQGQVVDEFYSLNQQIIKRAWLNTPGIYILRLVTPDGVYSEKIIVN, encoded by the coding sequence ATGAGGCAGATCAATACTAAAAATAGCATTCTAACGAAAATTGATATTCGCATGAGGAAATTAATACTTTTGTTGTTGGTAGGCGTGTTGCTGCCGAGTGTGGGATGGGCGCAGGTAACATGGGTTGGCCCCTTGTATGGTGATTGGGCTGTTGGTAGTAATTGGTCTACAGGGAATGTGCCTGATCAAGATGATGATGTTCAAGTTAATTCGGGAGGATTCCCTATCGTCTATTCCACACCAGCGGTCTGTAATTCTCTTACAATTAAAGGAGGTGGTTATTTCGCAGTAGGGGATAAATATGATTCGTTATTAGCTGGGAAGTTGACTATAGTTAATGATCTTATTGTTGAAAATTCAAGAGGGGTGGTCGGGACATTTTATATCGAGTACCCGCAGAGTGAATTGGTGGTAGGGAGGGATTTGTTGGTTTCTGGAACTATTACTATCGATCCACAAACTAATATTAACTTTAATGGCGACGGTCAGACTGTCTCTGTATTGCCAAATTCTTTACCTTATCAAAATCTTATTTTATCTGGCGGCTCTAAAACTTTACCTTTTTCATTAGAAATAAAAGGAGACTTCATTAGCACAGCATCATCAGTAATCGCTCCAGTAAATGCGACTGATACTTGTACGGTTATATTTAGTGGTACAGCTGTTCAGCAAGCAGCTTCAATTAATTATCGAAATATTAATATTACGCATAGTAATGGTATTGACTTTAATGGAGAGGATGTTACGATTCAAGGTAATATTGATGGTACTTCTACAATTAATAATGCAGGGGTATTGACCTTTGATGCAAGTGTACCTATAAAGCAGGATTTAGGTTCGATGACCTTTACCAATATCGGAGAAATGATAATGGATAATGGAGAAAAATTGTATAAAAGCCCGCTGAACGTGTCAAAGTTAACGATTACTGATGATGCAATCTTGATAACGACACCATCGGTTACCGCTCCAATAATTGTAAATGCTGGAACATTTGATACAGATGGTATTACTGCAACTACAAGTTTTACCAATGCAGCTACAGGAACAGTTGATGTTACGACTTTTACGGTAGGTGCTTTGTCAAGCGCAAATGATTTTATTTGTGATGGTACCTTTACTTCAACTGGTGCAGTAACGGTAACAGGGGGCGAGTTTTCAGCCATAACTATGAATGCATCAAATAATGTGCAGATTTCTGGAGTTGATGGAAGTAGTAGTATCACGACCTTGAATATGAAAGGCTCGGGTACTCCCCAGTTAGGGGTGACTGGTTTTAATCTTGGTGATGTTAATTTTACTGAAACATCCACAACCACGATTGATCCAGCTACAACAGTTGGTGGGGATGTGGTGATAGAAGCAAATGCTACTTTGTCATCAAATGCAAAACTTACGGTTCAAGGGAGTCTTACAAATCATGGGTCTTTGCAACCAGGTGCTGAATTGGAAGTTCAAGGGGGTTTAATAAATAACGGCTCTTTTACTCCAGGAGGGAAGGTAGATGCTAAGGGGAGTTGGGAAAATAATGGTACTTTTACGCATAATAATCAGACGGTGTGTTTTTCTCGAACTTCTGGTGTTCAGAACCTTGAAGGAACCAATTCATTTTATGATTTAGAGTTTAGCGGTTTGGGTCAAAAAACAATAGCAAATGCGGCAGACGTAAATGTGTTTCATGAGTTAAAATTTAGTGGTTCAGATGTGGTTGCCTTAACGACGGGAAATAGCCTTACCCTAAAAGCATCCAGTGGTAATCAAGCTTTTATTGCAGAAACCACTAATGCTCCAAGTATTGTCGGAGATGTTAATGTTGAAATGTATTATCCTTTTACCTCAAAGGGGTATGTACATATTGCAGTTCCTGTTGCGAACATGCCATTGAGCTATTGGAATGGACAGAATGGATTCCAGGTTTATGTTGGTACAGGGAATCCAAGTGTGTTTACCTATGATGAAAGTCAAAGTCCTTCAGGATGGGTAGGTATCACAAGTGTAAATGATGTTATGTCACCAGGTCATGGTGTAAACACCTATCTTTATCAGTCTTTTATCTCTGGTAGCAAGGTTTTAACTTCTCAAGGAGATCTAAGCTTTGGAAATGTGTCTGTTCCATTAACTTATACACCTGCTGCACAGAAGGGATTTAATTTAATGTCTAATCCATACGTATGCCCATTGGATGTAGGGGCTGTTATTGATGGGTTTACAGGAGGAGTGTTGCAAGGAAATGCTATTCAGATTTTAAGTAAAACTTCAGGTAATTATGAGGTCTTTACAGATGGTGATAGTATTGGGGTTGCACAATCTTTTATGGCTCAGGTAACTGCTAATTTCACCTACAACTTTACGGAGTCTATGAAGTCTAATGGGGTCTATATTTCTCCGAGAAGAGAAGTGGTAGATGATAAGTATAAATTGACGCTTTCCCTTCTTGGGGATGATCAAGTGGATGATAAAGCTTATTTATACTTGTCTGATTCTGATCTTTCGCGTTATTCTTTAGATAAGATTGAAGGTCAAGGGAATAGTGTTGAGTTCGTTTCACCATTAAGAAACCGAGTGATTGAAGTCAGTAACTTGCCACACCAAGAGGATACTTTAATGTTTCCATTAGTAACTCAATACAAAAGGCGATTGAGCGGTGTGCAAGAGTTTAAGTTAGACGGTACTGAGGATTTAATTACCTTGGGCTTTGTTGTACAACTTTATGATGCTCATGAGGATAAATACATTGGTGTTGAAGATTTGAAAAGCGGTTACTCTTATAATGTTGATACAGATAGTGAACGAAGTGCAAATCGATTCTCATTGGTTGTTCTAAGAGAAAAAGAAGTGTTGAGTTCGGATAACAAGAGAGTTTGGTTTTCTCCAAACCCTGTACATTCAGGAGGTGCTTTAAGGTTTTTGGATCCATTGAATCTTGGGGAGTGTAAAGTCATTGTTTGGAATCAACAAGGACAAGTTGTAGATGAGTTTTATTCATTGAATCAACAAATAATTAAAAGGGCTTGGTTAAATACTCCAGGTATTTATATATTGAGATTGGTAACACCTGATGGGGTTTATTCTGAAAAAATAATTGTTAATTAG
- a CDS encoding PID-CTERM protein-sorting domain-containing protein, producing the protein MRLIFIFLFLFGLSFTGFCQEGNPDPPGNEIPIDGGISLLALGAGALGAYKLKKKKAEEEID; encoded by the coding sequence ATGAGACTTATTTTTATATTTTTATTTTTATTTGGGTTAAGTTTTACGGGCTTTTGCCAAGAAGGCAACCCAGATCCACCAGGTAACGAAATTCCCATAGACGGCGGAATTTCCCTGCTCGCGCTTGGCGCTGGAGCATTGGGAGCCTACAAGCTGAAAAAGAAAAAAGCCGAAGAAGAAATAGATTAA
- a CDS encoding polysaccharide biosynthesis/export family protein — translation MLKPVLLLVLFCSMFSSCITRKKITYLQDAEGRKGLPTDEVIRSFDRTSYDFKLKGGDLISIKIGSLTSTEYDFINQYAVQMGSFMYLSRQTMQNNSAGGQTGMRQQQMMNQMGGQMVGDDGKPIAQGDPQATGFLLNDAGEVNLPKIGLINLEGQTLAEAEDIIEEKLKGLFEAPQVRVQILNFRFTVLGEVDHQGVYTTYKDKTTLFEAVAMAGTPGEFSDRSELKIVREHGGQTEVAYVNLLSEDFLKSPYYYIQPNDVIVVPPMGARSFRKYGIQDALTTVTFLTSIVSLIALIRTIQE, via the coding sequence ATGCTGAAACCAGTCTTGTTATTGGTTTTATTTTGCTCGATGTTTTCATCCTGCATCACGCGCAAGAAAATCACTTATTTACAGGATGCTGAAGGGCGGAAAGGGCTTCCTACTGATGAGGTTATTCGCTCTTTTGATCGGACGTCCTATGATTTTAAGCTCAAGGGGGGCGACCTGATTTCCATAAAAATAGGCTCCCTGACCTCAACGGAGTACGATTTCATCAATCAGTATGCAGTGCAAATGGGGAGTTTCATGTATTTGAGTCGGCAGACCATGCAAAATAATTCCGCAGGAGGGCAAACTGGTATGCGCCAGCAGCAGATGATGAATCAGATGGGCGGACAGATGGTTGGTGATGATGGCAAGCCTATTGCGCAGGGGGATCCTCAGGCGACAGGCTTTCTGCTGAATGATGCCGGGGAGGTTAATCTGCCCAAGATTGGCCTGATCAATCTTGAAGGGCAAACACTGGCCGAAGCCGAAGATATTATTGAAGAGAAATTGAAAGGGCTTTTTGAAGCTCCACAGGTGCGGGTACAGATCCTTAATTTCAGATTCACCGTTCTGGGTGAGGTTGATCACCAGGGGGTATACACCACTTATAAAGATAAAACCACCCTTTTTGAAGCCGTTGCAATGGCAGGTACGCCAGGTGAGTTCTCGGATCGTTCGGAATTGAAGATCGTCAGGGAGCATGGCGGACAGACAGAAGTGGCCTATGTAAATTTGCTTTCTGAGGATTTTCTGAAATCTCCCTACTACTATATTCAGCCCAATGATGTGATCGTTGTGCCGCCAATGGGTGCGCGCTCGTTCCGTAAATATGGTATTCAGGATGCCTTGACGACGGTGACTTTCCTGACCTCTATTGTTTCACTGATCGCTCTGATCCGCACAATCCAAGAATAA